A region from the Acyrthosiphon pisum isolate AL4f chromosome A1, pea_aphid_22Mar2018_4r6ur, whole genome shotgun sequence genome encodes:
- the LOC107883738 gene encoding putative uncharacterized protein DDB_G0289263, translating to MDRDIKKIQSVINQKEQSIVPLNLKISKEVSITSITNVNDTENSIILNKLKKLPGITINLVKTEPVFKVPESPRLKNNNKKKNITSHNKLKVSFEKKGLSERRDDNIEAMDNNCLTYNIINISNTNLNQGKTVKQKQIFNNMSLMTKSSDQGILKNPEASLKKYPVLEKENVQRTSSPKKLPKKVQSISKIKSKSLKTIKPGEVSNNCDIFSKEVKKVSDKDTIINNAKFKTNELANGSYRLMDLSTDGQFNIVPASFPSNFNNVHVPEYNNFLMGIGKSSEDYNMHLETSQNDTENGSLIIKEELDHFSDFLGCVNTSLNINKSNDIHSELASESFNNGISSLDNIKDEQLYINNKSKENINGKFEDEQKHTSNFYFYNHTSKQLPLQHNNMNQTMDTYIKQEDKQLLENDNLLSFNISNTENNLMEFNTSIPQILPINTHKNSSNLKSNENENGIKRKQTQNELHEKLKKQKLS from the exons atggATCGAGATATAAA aaaAATACAATCAGTGATTAATCAGAAAGAACAATCAATAGttccattaaatttaaagatttcTAAAGAAGTAAGTATAACCAGTATAACAAATGTCAATGATAcagaaaatagtataatattgaataagttaaaaaaattacctggtATTACTATCAATTTAGTTAAGACTGAACCAGTTTTTAAAGTTCCTGAATCTCcaagacttaaaaataataataaaaaaaaaaatatcacatcacataataaattaaaagtttcatTTGAGAAAAAAGGATTGTCAGAAAGAAGAGATGATAATATAGAAGCTAtggataataattgtttaacttataatattataaatatctcaaacacaaatttaaatcaaggcaaaactgtaaaacaaaaacaaatatttaataatatgtcattgatGACAAAAAGTTCAGATCAAGGAATTTTAAAGAATCCAGAAgcatctttaaaaaaatatccagtCTTGGAAAAGGAAAATGTACAAAGAACTAGTTCTCCCAAAAAGCTTCCGAAAAAAGTACAAAGTATTTCTAAGATTAaatcaaaaagcttaaaaactataaaaccaGGAGAAGTATCAAATAATTGTGATATTTTCTCTAAAGAAGTGAAAAAAGTTTCAGATAaggatacaattattaataatgcaaaatttaaaaccaacgaATTGGCTAATGGAAGTTATAGGCTTATGGATTTATCAACTGATGGTCAATTCAACATTGTCCCGGCATCTTTtccttcaaattttaataatgttcatgTTCccgagtataataattttttaatgggAATTGGTAAATCTTCTGAAGactataatatgcatttggAAACTTCTCAAAATGATACTGAAAACggatcattaataattaaagaagAGTTGGATCATTTTTCAGATTTTCTAGGTTGTGTCAACACttcactaaatataaataaatccaaTGATATTCATTCTGAGTTAGCATCTGAATCTTTTAACAATGGAATTTCTTCTctagataatattaaagatgaacaattatatataaacaataaaagtaAAGAAAACATAAATGGAAAATTTGAAGATGAACAAAAACATAcctccaatttttatttttataatcatacttCAAAACAACTACCTCTTCAACATAATAACATGAATCAAACAATGGATACATACATTAAACAAGAAGACAAACAACTattagaaaatgataatttgttatcatttaatatttccaacactgaaaacaatttaatggaATTCAACACATCTATACCACAAATACTACCaattaatactcataaaaactcttcaaatttaaagtctaatgaaaatgaaaatggtaTTAAAAGAAAGCAAACTCAAAATGAGTTgcatgaaaaactaaaaaaacagaAGTTGTCTTAA
- the LOC100168084 gene encoding protein SMG8 has translation MKYKKISLPFDEHFISSIQNNTKPTIIVSIFGKSSLISKSCKARFVNDFYDRPIFNSSLVQATSNSKLQSSIECFYDEPGGIVYLHLTGTFDSHSITQNIDELSTEIEEKGFLRVWSSLKYNYACSLLFLFNVSHILVLTNPVPVFDTSYLSYFKALDCSRSKFLNAIKSTLSKIPNVSTSWMENTRLCSPRLLFYYETCPNEFKKTKQTNAPCHPGLKKAEHSLEDQIYCILRKRRIISNISTHSIFAIPANQEYVFMDDSPDQVLDWDEFLTNSLINLCNNPSVEIKDRFIDCEVKEDIEKDFLNKSHNIKKFLFDHIDVAFKKGFDDNIGRHAITIPNYFEAPAFGTWCLVANEMYNLFVLANNLDEESKIAMETLRSVLDIDTNFSERRCRKVQPIAMAAYQENLPSHYNRNYHDTKVAQALSVFAQHARGPLLDDYIQILVQDCDKLWQSGRQMCETLSLTGNPCTQPLHKGGTVDGPIKEPEQDDNHINRDELLIMEHSSSVMYLSACNCGHKQGTREDPFTIRTANYDFYQIMANDCVCGCLDRINFPVFQPSTQDYRAAQLFAKPPVIAGRKNSAGLLHTPTQMGHTQVLSLGGVFASCHSVDPINEILGEASRNREVPDRQGLTSVELTNMQKNEDIISGNQIVIRVTDTDGDTKDKSLVRQPSTTEYLPGMLHTESPNSLLPQFPSWSLVCLGSSCLYSHNIGLQETQHPGFLNSTAYLLPWDVTVRLEHHPRDRYWNFDKNKINSSPIQRGRKTKGSREFSVKIFIGVEYECPRGHRFMCSAPDKILTTAGNGIVKENGNKVSNSDMPLYFPCPCSSAPLIAQLMRIHVVTPKAPVHVTLNPMVQPEENGGPIFVTGFDTPIELTQSTYWVLRLPYVYAGDRGPYLPPKDPSQIGQGKLLKGVYSVAEATTDNNKLNI, from the exons atgaaatataagaaaatatctTTGCCTTTTGACGAACATTTTATCag ttcaattcaaaataataccaaaccaactattattgtttctatattTGGAAAATCTTCATTAATCTCAAAATCATGCAAGGCTCGATTTGTGAATGATTTCTACGATCGGCCAATATTTAATTCATCTTTAGTACAAGCAACTTCAAATTCAAAACTTCag TCATCGATTGAGTGTTTTTATGATGAGCCAGGTGGGATTGTTTATCTTCACTTAACTGGTACATTTGATAGTCATTCAATCACACAAAACATTGATGAATTATCAACCGAGATTGAAGAAAaa ggtTTTCTAAGAGTTTGGTCATCACTGAAGTACAATTATGCAtgttcattattgtttttgtttaatgtatCACACATTCTTGTACTAACAAATCCTGTCCCTGTATTTGACACTAGCTACTTGAGCTATTTCAAAGCTCTTGATTGTTCaag atcaaaattcctaaatgcAATAAAATCTACTTTATCGAAAATACCTAATGTATCTACAAGTTGGATGGAGAATACCAGACTGTGTTCAccaagattattattttattatgaaacatgtccaaatgaatttaaaaaaactaa GCAAACAAATGCACCATGTCACCCAGGCTTAAAAAAAGCTGAACATTCTTTAGAAGACCAAATTTACTGTATACTCAGAAAAAGacgaattatttcaaatataag cACTCATTCAATATTTGCTATCCCAGCTAATCAAGAATATGTATTTATGGATGATTCACCTGATCAGGTCTTAGACTGggatgaatttttaactaactCATTGATAAATTTGTGCAATAATCCATCTGTTG aaATTAAAGATCGTTTCATTGATTGTGAAGTTAAAGAAGATATTGAGAAAGACTTTTTAAACAAAA gtcataatataaaaaagtttttatttgacCATATTGATGTAGCATTCAAAAAAGgatttgatgataatataggtagacaTGCTATTACAATTCCAAACTATTTTGAG GCTCCAGCTTTTGGTACTTGGTGTCTAGTGGCAAatgaaatgtacaatttatttgtctTGGCAAACAATCTCGATGAAGAGTCTAAAATTGCTATGGAAACATTAAGATCAGTTTTAGATATTGATACCAATTTTAGCGAGAGACGTTGCCGTAAAGTTCAGCCTATTGCCATGGCAGCTTATCAGGAAAATTTGCCATCACATTACAACAGAAACTATCATGAcactaaa GTAGCTCAAGCACTTTCAGTGTTTGCTCAACATGCTCGTGGGCCTTTACTCGAtgattatattcaaattttagttCAAGACTGTGATAAATTATGGCAATCAGGTCGTCAAATGTGTGAAACTCTTTCTTTGACTGGAAATCCATGTACACAACCTTTACATAAAGGGGGTACTGTTGATGGACCTATCAAGGAACCAGAACAAGATGACaa CCATATTAATAGGGACGAACTACTTATTATGGAACATTCAAGTAGTGTCATGTACTTGTCAGCATGCAACTGTGGTCACAAGCAAGGTACTCGTGAAGATCCATTTACAATTAGAACAGCTAACtatgatttttatcaaattatggCCAATGATTGTGTCTGTGGTTGTTTAGATAGAATTAATTTCCCGGTGTTTCAACCTAGTACACAAGATTATAG AGCGGCACAATTGTTTGCAAAGCCTCCTGTGATCGCTGGTAGAAAAAACAGTGCCGGTTTATTACACACACCAACTCAAATGGGCCATACACAAGTATTAAGTTTAGGAg GAGTTTTTGCCAGTTGTCATTCTGTAGATCCAATAAATGAAATTTTGGGCGAAGCATCGCGAAACAGAGAAGTTCCTGATAGACAGGGCCTTACTTCGGTTGAATTGACAAACATGCAAAAAAATGAAGACATCATCTCAGGAAATCAGATTGTTATTAGAGTAACTGATACAGATGGTGACACAAAag ACAAATCATTAGTTCGACAACCAAGTACCACAGAATACTTACCAGGCATGTTGCATACCGAATCGCCTAATAGTTTGTTGCCTCAGTTCCCATCTTGGTCTTTAGTATGTCTAGGCTCTTCTTGTttgtattcacataatataggACTTCAAGAAACACAACATCCtggatttttaaattctacAGCTTATCTTCTACCTTGGGATGTTACTGTTAGATTAGAACATCATCCTAGAGATAGATACtggaattttgataaaaataaaattaattcatctcCTATTCAACGAGGACGAAAAACTAAAGGTTCTCGAG aattttctgttaaaatattCATCGGAGTTGAATATGAATGCCCAAGAGGTCATCGGTTTATGTGTTCAGCACCTGACAAGATATTAACTACTGCAGGTAATGGTATCGTGAAAGAAAACGGAAATAAGGTATCTAATTCAGATATGCCATTATACTTTCCGTGCCCTTGCAG ctCAGCTCCTTTGATAGCTCAGCTAATGAGAATCCACGTTGTAACTCCTAAAGCACCTGTACACGTAACTTTAAATCCTATGGTGCAACCTGAAGAAAATGGTGGTCCAATATTTGTAACTGGATTCGATACACCTATTGAACTTACACAGAGTACTTATTGGGTACTTCGACTGCC TTATGTGTATGCAGGTGATCGAGGTCCATATCTTCCACCAAAAGATCCATCACAGATAGGTCAAGGAAAGCTTCTTAAAGGAGTTTATAGTGTAGCCGAAGCAACGACAGATAACAACaaacttaacatttaa
- the LOC100166049 gene encoding uncharacterized protein LOC100166049 isoform X1, protein MCEDEWSDIEKRFEKEGIDYSRLKTEEKLIHVWRWLVDADINLQNARKMIEKLRLKQNEELEDMENYMVHIRVLADKRIDDMEKTMSIFAEQVARLECELNGLESIDGDNVCDKVSNLILGYTSLVNEVNILKQFKSFDVNGICKESDDVLIIEMIKISAEKESLKRKVKELEDRISVYDMTKTEYNTQLISMELSENSNKIDGKDSLLDNSMSWNKNITNDDTSSISIQLFSDRTKSASNICNDFFKSAQEEKSDDQKQNVNEITRTFGPESTPPSLLSSELATPRQISTIITDGMLSNQSDELKKIKVELDSHKTLVSSLGEKYNALALKHLQYKSKRKMQIEALKGNLEASQCQMESLKTQLSIQKRRLKTEEEFRKQVETDYRCLQEEKRNIDFRIAMSENELRNMARHLSVLHKKVAMLESANSDLLSKHLQLVYKNARIPKSTTCDCILTAMSDDK, encoded by the exons ATG TGTGAAGATGAATGGTCAGATATTGAAAAACGGTTTGAAAAAGAAGGTATTGACTATAGCCGTTTGAAGACTGAGGAGAAATTGATTCATGTTTGGAGATGGTTAGTTGATGCGGATATCAATTTACAAAACGCAAGgaaaatgattgaaaaattacGTTTAAAACAGAATGAAGAGTTGGAG GATATGGAAAATTACATGGTTCATATACGAGTACTTGCTGATAAACGAATTGATGATATGGAAAAAACGATGTCCATCTTTGCTGAGCAAGTTGCAAGACTTGAATGTGAACTAAATGGTTTAGAATCGATAGATGGTGATAATGTCTGTGACAAG gtTTCAAATTTGATTCTTGGTTATACGTCTCTTGTGAATGAAgtaaacatattaaaacaatttaaaagttttgatgTAAATGGAATTTGTAAAGAATCTGATGacgttttaataattgaaatgatTAAA ATTTCGGCTGAAAAAGAAtctttaaaaagaaaagttaaaGAATTGGAAGATCGGATTAGTGTTTATGACATGACTAAAACAGAATATAATACTCAACTAATATCTATGGag CTATCagaaaattcaaacaaaattgaTGGGAAAGATTCTTTACtgg atAATTCAATGTCTtggaacaaaaatataacaaatgatGATACATCGAGTATAAGCATCCAATTATTCAG tgatAGAACAAAATCTGCAAGCAATatttgtaatgatttttttaaaagtgcACAAGAGGAAAAGAGTGATGATCAGAAACAAAATGTTAATGAAATAACAAGAACTTTTGG cCCAGAATCAACACCGCCAAGTCTATTATCTAGTGAATTAGCGACTCCACGACAAATTTCAACTATTATAACAGATGGGATGTTGAGTAACCAATCagatgaactaaaaaaaattaaa GTGGAATTAGATTCTCACAAGACCTTGGTGTCATCTCttggtgaaaaatataatgcattagCACTGAAACATTTGCAGTACaaatctaaaagaaaaatgCAAATTGAAgctttaaa aGGTAATTTGGAAGCTAGTCAGTGTCAAATGGAATCACTTAAGACACaattaagtatacaaaaacGCAGATTAAAGACAGAAGAAGAGTTCCGCAAACAAGTAGAAACAGATTACAGATGTTTGCAAGAAGAAAAACGCAATATTGATTTTAG AATTGCAATGTCAGAGAATGAGCTACGAAATATGGCAAGACACCTTAGCGTATTACATAAAAAGGTGGCTATGTTAGAGAGTGCTAACTCTGATTTATTGtcaaaacatttacaacttgtttataaaaatgcaCGTATACCAAAAAGCACTACATGTGATTGCATTTTAACTGCTATGTCCGACGACAAATAG
- the LOC100166049 gene encoding uncharacterized protein LOC100166049 isoform X2 — translation MCEDEWSDIEKRFEKEGIDYSRLKTEEKLIHVWRWLVDADINLQNARKMIEKLRLKQNEELEDMENYMVHIRVLADKRIDDMEKTMSIFAEQVARLECELNGLESIDGDNVCDKLSENSNKIDGKDSLLDNSMSWNKNITNDDTSSISIQLFSDRTKSASNICNDFFKSAQEEKSDDQKQNVNEITRTFGPESTPPSLLSSELATPRQISTIITDGMLSNQSDELKKIKVELDSHKTLVSSLGEKYNALALKHLQYKSKRKMQIEALKGNLEASQCQMESLKTQLSIQKRRLKTEEEFRKQVETDYRCLQEEKRNIDFRIAMSENELRNMARHLSVLHKKVAMLESANSDLLSKHLQLVYKNARIPKSTTCDCILTAMSDDK, via the exons ATG TGTGAAGATGAATGGTCAGATATTGAAAAACGGTTTGAAAAAGAAGGTATTGACTATAGCCGTTTGAAGACTGAGGAGAAATTGATTCATGTTTGGAGATGGTTAGTTGATGCGGATATCAATTTACAAAACGCAAGgaaaatgattgaaaaattacGTTTAAAACAGAATGAAGAGTTGGAG GATATGGAAAATTACATGGTTCATATACGAGTACTTGCTGATAAACGAATTGATGATATGGAAAAAACGATGTCCATCTTTGCTGAGCAAGTTGCAAGACTTGAATGTGAACTAAATGGTTTAGAATCGATAGATGGTGATAATGTCTGTGACAAG CTATCagaaaattcaaacaaaattgaTGGGAAAGATTCTTTACtgg atAATTCAATGTCTtggaacaaaaatataacaaatgatGATACATCGAGTATAAGCATCCAATTATTCAG tgatAGAACAAAATCTGCAAGCAATatttgtaatgatttttttaaaagtgcACAAGAGGAAAAGAGTGATGATCAGAAACAAAATGTTAATGAAATAACAAGAACTTTTGG cCCAGAATCAACACCGCCAAGTCTATTATCTAGTGAATTAGCGACTCCACGACAAATTTCAACTATTATAACAGATGGGATGTTGAGTAACCAATCagatgaactaaaaaaaattaaa GTGGAATTAGATTCTCACAAGACCTTGGTGTCATCTCttggtgaaaaatataatgcattagCACTGAAACATTTGCAGTACaaatctaaaagaaaaatgCAAATTGAAgctttaaa aGGTAATTTGGAAGCTAGTCAGTGTCAAATGGAATCACTTAAGACACaattaagtatacaaaaacGCAGATTAAAGACAGAAGAAGAGTTCCGCAAACAAGTAGAAACAGATTACAGATGTTTGCAAGAAGAAAAACGCAATATTGATTTTAG AATTGCAATGTCAGAGAATGAGCTACGAAATATGGCAAGACACCTTAGCGTATTACATAAAAAGGTGGCTATGTTAGAGAGTGCTAACTCTGATTTATTGtcaaaacatttacaacttgtttataaaaatgcaCGTATACCAAAAAGCACTACATGTGATTGCATTTTAACTGCTATGTCCGACGACAAATAG
- the LOC107883737 gene encoding uncharacterized protein LOC107883737 produces the protein MMEFVTIEGFRTNSKIFHCNNGYFYKLKCSRPNSKSLQCLTTDCTATGLIVDNLLYEKHTHTHDPDMGYLALVNLKKNILRRCAEECTPHRIIYEEETSRTQGLEDRLEYTSFLRIMETARAAAQPKIPNDLMEYAGDLVDPRYSHLFRTANGRAMFKGFVMGAPDAGSAVVFISPSLEKHFQLHMLL, from the exons ATGATGGAATTCGTCACAATTGAAGGATTCAGGACAAATAGTAAAATTTTCCACTGCAACAATGGATATTTCTACAAACTTAAATGTTCTAGGCCCAATTCAAAATCGCTACAATGCTTAACAACAGACTGTACTGCTACtg GTCTCATTGTGGacaatttattgtatgaaaAGCATACCCATACACATGATCCTGACATGGGTTACTTGGCACTggtaaatctgaaaaaaaatattttacgaagGTGTGCAGAAGAATGTACCCCACATAGGATAATTTATGAAGAAGAGACATCTAG AACACAAGGCTTGGAAGATCGTTTGGAGTACACttcatttttaagaattatggAGACGGCAAGAGCTGCAGCTCAACCGAAAATTCCAAATGATCTAATGGAGTATGCAGGTGATTTGGTAGATCCTCGCTACAGTCACCTGTTTAGAACGGCTAACGGACGAGCAATGTTCAAAGGATTTGTAATGGGTGCTCCTGATGCCGGATCAGCAGTCGTATTCATCTCTCCATCTCTagaaaa GCATTTCCAGTTGCATATGCTCTTATGA
- the LOC100576062 gene encoding uncharacterized protein LOC100576062, which translates to MAQALEKNAKDFGIRRQVYRTDNALHTMLRMSKALALLPAEKIAEGFEVVVQEARHSQNIEIAERYISYFRNQWMERVGPESFSVHGMPRRTNNDQEIFHRHLNAIMNCPRPGIWHFTKYGTKYERIQQRPTLRARLRAYVQLDRKISAACERLAQSRISVKEFLLYTGHLAYDAERRRGVRNVEVHNGIVPPHILETIEEQIVTENVQNNVVGGFGVQMQDRFEQQQKNAEQFPVQDVADFEIDKNRDPVFHTIREMEAQRMARELENVPNIQSTILLHYQGK; encoded by the exons ATGGCTCAA GCACTTGAAAAAAATGCCAAAGATTTTGGCATACGAAGACAAGTATACAGAACTGACAATGCGCTGCATACTATGCTTCGTATGTCAAAAGCTCTCGCACTTTTGCCAGCTGAAAAGATTGCTGAAGGGTTTGAAGTGGTGGTCCAGGAGGCTAGACATTCTCAGAATATTGAGATTGCTGAACGatacatatcatattttagAAATCAGTGGATGGAAC gTGTTGGACCAGAATCCTTTTCTGTACATGGCATGCCAAGGCGAACTAATAATGACCAGGAAATATTTCACCGTCATTTAAACGCCATTATGAATTGTCCACGTCCTGGTATTTGGCATTTTACTA aaTATGGGACAAAATATGAGAGAATACAACAAAGGCCAACTCTAAGAGCCAGGCTTCGAGCTTATGTTCAACTTGACAGGAAAATCAGTGCTGCATGTGAACGGTTGGCCCAGAGCAGAATTTCTGTCAAAGAATTTTTGTTATACACTGGGCATCTGGCTTATGATGCAG aaCGAAGACGTGGGGTTCGCAATGTCGAGGTTCACAATGGAATCGTACCTCCCCACATCTTGGAAACTATtgaag AACAAATTGTAACGGAAAACGTACAAAACAATGTTGTTGGag GGTTTGGTGTTCAAATGCAAGACCGGTTCGAGCAGCAACAAAAAAATGCCGAACAGTTTCCtg TTCAAGATGTGGCTGATTTTGAGATCGACAAAAACAGGGATCCAGTGTTCCATACCATTCGTGAAATGGAAGCACAGAGAATGGCAAGGGAACTGGAGAATGTCCCTAATATCCAATCAACAATTCTTTTGCATTACCAAGGCAAATAA
- the LOC100162687 gene encoding probable ATP-dependent RNA helicase DDX56: MESHINFHEMNIDDRILKAIANQGWTEPTLVQEHGIPLLLEGKDMLVRARTGSGKTAAFVIPVIQKILEFKDINADTYCTQALILAPSKELCNQIFKNILQLTIKCSRDVKCVDISDQIDMKEQQPLLNIPPDVIVATPARALLHLQGKNMTLKKLQTLVVDEADLVFSFGFEEEIKEVIKFLPKTYQAVLASATLSEDVMALKKLLLRNAVILKLQEPDLAPLSQLTHYKLNAEEEDKAVILYCIFKLKLVKGKTIVFVNSVDKCYKLKLFLEQFGVHTCVLNSELPASCRCHTINQFNDNIYDIILASDEKFLDEEHEITSTSTNKRKHDKEFSIARGIDFQFVSIVINFDFPQDIYSYIHRVGRTARGKNKGTAISFLNIKELNLLKDVEDYIKQGISEENDIFQDFNFKLEEVEGFRYRAKDAWRAVTKIAVREARLKEIKSEMLNSKKLKRYFQENPRDLLSLRHDKALHTVKLQDHMSDVPDYMVPTSLKEYIKTQEEEDKGIKKKDKAYYKKKQVGYKKYHAKKTNPLVGMEYTGLKKM; encoded by the exons atggaatCTCATATTAATTTTCACGAAATGAATATTGACGATCGAATACTTAAA GCAATTGCGAACCAAGGATGGACAGAACCCACACTGGTTCAAGAACATGGTATCCCGCTCCTGTTGGAAGGCAAAGATATGTTGGTGAGGGCTAGAACCGGATCTGGAAAAACTGCAGCATTTGTTATACctgtaatacaaaaaatattagaattcaaAGAT ATAAATGCTGATACTTATTGTACACAAGCATTAATACTAGCTCCAAGTAAAGAACTATGTAACCAGATTTTTAAGAATATACTTCAGTTAACTATCAAATGTTCAAGAGATGTAAAATGTGTCGATATATCTGATCAA ATTGATATGAAAGAACAACAACCTTTATTAAATATACCGCCTGATGTTATTGTGGCTACACCAGCTAGAGCATTGCTTCATTTACAAGGAAAAAACATGACACTTAAAAAACTTCAAACACTTGTGGTCGATGAAGCAGATTTGGTATTCTCATTTGGCTTTGAAGAGGAAATTAAAGAAGTTATCAA atttttaccaaaaacataTCAAGCTGTATTGGCTAGTGCAACATTATCAGAAGATGTTATGGCATTAAAAAAACTACTTCTACGAAATGCTGTCATATTAAAACTGCAAGAACCAGATTTGGCTCCATTATCACAATTAACTCATTACAAGTTGAATGCTGAAGAAGAAGATAAAGCTGTAATTTTATActgtatttttaagttaaagcTTGTGAAAGGAAAAACTATAGTATTTGTTAATTCTGTAGATAAATGCTACAA gttaaaattatttttggaacaATTTGGTGTTCATACCTGTGTATTAAACTCTGAACTTCCGGCCAGTTGCCGGTGTCATACAATAAATCAATTCAacgataatatatatgatataatacttgCATCTGATGAAAAATTTTTAGATGAAGAACATGAAATAACTTCAACTAgtacaaa taaacgtAAACATGATAAAGAATTTAGTATAGCAAGAGGAATAGATTTTCAATTTGTgtcaattgttattaattttgattttccaCAAGATATTTATTCCTACATACACAGAGTTGGTCGTACAGCAAGAGGAAAAAATAAA GGAACAGCcatatcttttttaaatattaaagaactaaatttattaaaagatgTCGAAGATTACATAAAACAAGGTATTTCAGAAGAAAATGACATATTccaagattttaattttaaattagaagaaGTTGAGGGATTTAGATACCGAGCTAAAGATGCTTGGCGAGCTGTCACTAAAATTGCTGTTAGAGAAGCTCGACTAAAAGAAATCAAATCTGAAATGTTaaattcgaaaaaattaaaa CGATATTTCCAAGAAAATCCCCGTGATTTATTGTCTTTGAGGCATGACAAAGCTTTACATACAGTGAAATTACAAGATCATATGTCAGATGTTCCCGATTACATGGTGCCTACTTCattaaaagaatatataaaaacacaagaAGAAGAAGATAAAGGGATTAAAAAAAAggataaagcatattataagaaaaaacaaGTTGGATATAAGAAATATCATGCGAAAAAAACCAATCCTCTTGTTGGAATGGAATATACTGGATTGAAGAAAATGTAA